In Triticum aestivum cultivar Chinese Spring chromosome 5B, IWGSC CS RefSeq v2.1, whole genome shotgun sequence, the following proteins share a genomic window:
- the LOC123111087 gene encoding aspartate carbamoyltransferase, chloroplastic — translation MAAVRVILPHPHLPIPSWRPQLKPSSSYPRRAVAAPASLSPSPLTASLQLGDVIEAQQFDRQILNEIFEVAREMEAVECGSHGFRSRVLEGYLMATLFYEPSTRTRLSFEAAMRRLGGEVLTTENAREFSSAAKGETLEDTIRTVEGYSDIIVLRHFESGAARRAAATAEIPVINAGDGPGQHPTQALLDVYTIKREIGRLDGIKLGLVGDLANGRTVRSLAYLIAKYQNIKIYFVSPDVVKMKDDIKEYLTSQGVEWEESSDLLDVASRCDVIYQTRIQKERFGERIDHYEAARGKYIVDKKVLGVLPKHAVIMHPLPRLDEITVDVDSDPRAAYFRQAKNGLYIRMALLKLLLVGH, via the exons ATGGCGGCCGTCCGGGTCATCCTCCCTCATCCCCACCTCCCCATCCCCTCGTGGAGACCCCAGCTCAAGCCCTCCTCATCCTATCCCCGCCGCGCGGTCGCCGCCCCAGCTTCGCTGTCTCCGTCGCCCCTCACGGCTTCCCTGCAACTCGGAGATGTGATCGAGGCGCAGCAGTTCGATCGGCAGATCCTTAATGAGATCTTTGAGGTGGCGCGGGAGATGGAGGCCGTGGAGTGCGGCTCCCACGGGTTCCGAAGCCGCGTCCTTGAGGGGTACCTCATGGCCACGCTCTTCTACGAGCCCTCCACCCGCACGCGCCTCTCCTTCGAGGCCGCCATGCGCCGTCTTGGCGGTGAGGTGCTCACCACCGAGAACGCTCGCGAGTTCTCGTCCGCTGCCAAGGGCGAGACCCTAGAAG ATACCATAAGAACTGTTGAAGGTTATTCTGATATTATCGTTCTGAGACATTTTGAAAGTGGAGCTGCCAGAAGAGCAGCGGCTACTGCAGAAATTCCGGTTATTAATGCAGGTGATGGGCCAGGGCAACATCCTACTCAG GCTCTGTTGGATGTATATACAATAAAGAGAGAAATTGGTAGGCTagatggaatcaaacttggtttggTTGGAGACCTTGCCAATGGGAGAACTGTTCGTTCTCTGGCCTATTTGATCGCTAAGTACCAGAACATTAAGATATACTTCGTATCTCCAGATGTTGTAAAAATGAAG GATGATATCAAGGAGTACTTAACTTCACAAGGTGTTGAATGGGAAGAAAGTTCAGATTTATTGGATGTGGCATCCAGGTGTGATGTAATTTATCAAACACGCATTCAAAAAGAAAGATTCGGAGAGAGGATCGATCACTATGAGGCTGCTCGTGGGAAATATATTGTGGATAAGAAGGTTTTAGGTGTGCTACCAAAGCATGCTGTTATCATGCATCCCCTTCCAAGGCTGGATGAG ATCACAGTAGATGTTGATAGTGATCCAAGGGCTGCATATTTTAGGCAGGCTAAGAATGGCCTCTACATAAGGATGGCACTGCTCAAACTTCTGCTTGTTGGCCATTGA